A portion of the Gloeocapsa sp. PCC 73106 genome contains these proteins:
- the lipA gene encoding lipoyl synthase: MKHRSRSLVSLKPSWLRVKAPQQERVGNVKEILRDLNLNTVCEEASCPNIGECFHSGTATFLIMGPACTRACPYCDIDFEKKPLALDSTEPLRLAEAVNRLKLNHVVITSVNRDDLPDGGASQFLRCVEQVRAISPKTTIEVLIPDLCAAWDALELILSAKPEVLNHNTETVPRLYRRVRPQGKYERSLELLQRTRQLAPGIYTKSGIMVGLGETDEEVRSVMRDLRQVDCDILTIGQYLQPSPKHLPVQEFITPGQFEAWREYGESIGFLQVVSSPLTRSSYHAEQVQQLMKNYPKTPTN; encoded by the coding sequence ATTAAGCACAGGAGTAGGTCGTTAGTGAGTTTAAAACCAAGTTGGCTAAGGGTAAAAGCCCCCCAGCAAGAGCGTGTTGGCAACGTTAAAGAGATCTTGAGAGATTTAAACTTAAATACTGTCTGTGAAGAAGCTTCTTGTCCGAATATAGGGGAGTGTTTCCACTCCGGTACTGCCACCTTTTTGATTATGGGACCTGCTTGTACTCGTGCTTGTCCCTATTGTGATATTGATTTTGAAAAAAAACCTTTAGCTTTGGATAGTACCGAACCTTTGCGCTTAGCTGAAGCAGTCAACCGTCTTAAACTCAATCACGTAGTTATTACTTCTGTTAATAGGGACGATTTACCCGACGGTGGAGCTTCTCAATTTCTACGTTGTGTTGAACAGGTGCGCGCGATCTCCCCCAAAACGACTATAGAGGTACTCATTCCGGATTTATGTGCTGCTTGGGATGCTTTAGAGTTGATCTTGTCAGCTAAACCAGAGGTATTGAATCACAATACAGAAACGGTACCTAGACTCTACCGTCGAGTACGTCCCCAGGGAAAATATGAGCGATCGCTCGAATTATTGCAACGTACGCGTCAATTAGCTCCCGGTATTTATACCAAATCGGGTATTATGGTGGGTCTAGGAGAAACCGATGAGGAAGTCCGCTCCGTTATGAGGGATTTACGTCAAGTAGACTGCGATATTTTAACGATTGGACAATATTTACAGCCTTCGCCTAAACATCTTCCTGTTCAGGAGTTTATTACCCCAGGTCAATTTGAAGCTTGGAGAGAATACGGTGAATCTATTGGTTTTTTACAGGTAGTTTCTTCCCCTCTAACTCGGAGTTCTTACCACGCGGAACAAGTGCAACAGTTGATGAAGAATTATCCTAAAACCCCTACTAACTAA
- the psb28 gene encoding photosystem II reaction center protein Psb28, with protein MTTPSIEFFVGLSEELSNVSLRRNPSNGLRTVMMTFTSLKALERFNSFTQQYQGNLRLIDDEGEISVSPSSLKFIYGGDEGDDLKRVECGFEIGSQEHWDRFLRFMERYAQANGMGYIDKEQQ; from the coding sequence ATGACAACTCCCTCGATTGAATTTTTTGTCGGCCTTTCTGAAGAACTAAGCAACGTTAGTCTGAGAAGGAATCCCAGTAATGGTTTACGCACAGTGATGATGACTTTTACATCTCTTAAAGCTCTAGAAAGATTTAACAGTTTCACCCAGCAATATCAAGGAAATCTCCGCCTAATCGATGATGAAGGAGAAATTAGCGTCTCCCCTTCATCACTTAAATTTATCTACGGTGGAGATGAGGGAGATGATCTCAAAAGAGTCGAATGTGGTTTCGAAATTGGTTCACAGGAACATTGGGACAGATTCCTGCGTTTCATGGAACGTTACGCTCAAGCTAACGGGATGGGATATATTGATAAAGAACAACAATAA
- a CDS encoding TIGR01777 family oxidoreductase: MKVAITGATGFVGTRLVEKLQEQEYDIIVLTSNLARATQIFPTSAFPRVKIVSYLPKEYRGTEIAQCQAVVNLAGQPIADRWTEQYKQEILSSRQLVTSNLVKSIGEANPKPQVLINASAIGYYGTSETASFNESSPPGDDFLAQVCQTWETEAKKVQEFGVRLVILRIGIVLGNGGGALAKMISPFKMFAGGPIGTGRQWFSWIHRDDLVNLIITGIERSELNGTYNATAPHPVRMQEFCRTLGEVMGRPSWLPVPGVALELLLGEGAKLVLEGQQVLPKETQAIAFTYQYPHLKEALTEILK; the protein is encoded by the coding sequence ATGAAAGTAGCAATAACTGGAGCCACTGGCTTCGTTGGTACTCGCTTAGTGGAAAAACTACAAGAACAAGAGTATGATATCATCGTTTTAACTAGTAATTTAGCTAGAGCAACACAGATTTTTCCTACCTCTGCTTTTCCCAGAGTCAAAATAGTAAGTTACTTACCGAAGGAGTACAGGGGTACAGAAATTGCTCAATGTCAAGCTGTCGTTAATTTGGCGGGACAACCTATAGCTGATCGCTGGACTGAGCAATACAAACAAGAAATTCTCTCCAGTCGTCAACTAGTTACTAGTAACCTCGTAAAATCAATTGGGGAAGCTAACCCGAAACCCCAAGTTCTGATTAACGCTTCGGCGATCGGTTATTACGGAACCAGTGAAACTGCATCCTTTAATGAAAGCAGTCCCCCGGGTGATGATTTTCTCGCTCAAGTGTGTCAAACCTGGGAAACGGAAGCGAAAAAGGTCCAAGAGTTCGGTGTACGTTTGGTAATCCTGAGAATAGGAATCGTTTTAGGTAATGGTGGTGGCGCCCTCGCTAAAATGATTAGTCCTTTTAAAATGTTCGCAGGAGGTCCCATCGGTACAGGACGTCAATGGTTTTCCTGGATTCATCGCGATGATTTGGTTAATTTAATTATCACAGGTATAGAGCGATCGGAACTCAACGGGACTTACAATGCTACTGCGCCTCATCCGGTACGTATGCAGGAATTTTGTCGAACTCTGGGGGAAGTGATGGGACGTCCTTCTTGGTTACCAGTACCTGGGGTAGCTTTAGAGTTGCTTCTAGGAGAAGGTGCTAAATTAGTGTTAGAGGGTCAACAGGTGTTACCAAAAGAAACCCAGGCGATCGCTTTTACCTATCAATATCCTCATTTAAAAGAGGCTTTAACAGAAATTCTCAAGTAA
- a CDS encoding sulfotransferase family 2 domain-containing protein, which produces MLSAKEDWFYSFKQIIPKSLAKLYLANIKKVCNPYRVYNHKYKCIFVHIPKTAGTSLGKTIFEDRDPSVSHSDAFYYQVFDTKLFKEYFKFTFVRNPWDRLVSSYNYFKKRDIQDEHKKIVESFDNFDGFVSALEDIQLAKKIFKLSHFRPQYQFVCDLRHNLLVDYIGYFETLEQDFEQIVIKLNRPELKLPHLNSSKEGLDYRDFYTEKTQKILAALYSEDIELFGYNFDGINKKVIV; this is translated from the coding sequence ATGCTAAGTGCCAAAGAAGATTGGTTTTATAGCTTTAAGCAAATTATTCCGAAGAGTCTGGCTAAGCTCTATTTAGCAAATATTAAAAAAGTATGTAATCCCTATAGAGTTTACAATCATAAGTATAAGTGTATATTTGTCCATATTCCCAAAACCGCAGGTACTAGCTTGGGAAAGACTATTTTTGAAGATAGAGATCCTTCCGTGTCTCACTCCGATGCTTTTTATTATCAGGTATTTGATACCAAACTATTTAAAGAATATTTTAAGTTTACTTTTGTACGCAATCCCTGGGATAGATTAGTATCTAGCTATAACTATTTTAAAAAGAGAGATATTCAAGATGAACATAAAAAAATAGTAGAAAGTTTTGATAACTTTGACGGCTTTGTTAGTGCTTTAGAAGATATTCAGTTAGCTAAAAAAATCTTTAAACTATCTCATTTTCGTCCTCAATACCAGTTTGTCTGCGATCTAAGACACAATTTACTAGTAGATTATATTGGGTATTTTGAAACATTAGAACAAGATTTTGAGCAAATAGTAATTAAATTAAATAGACCTGAGTTAAAGCTACCTCATTTAAACTCTAGTAAAGAAGGGTTAGATTATCGAGATTTTTACACAGAAAAAACGCAGAAAATTCTGGCAGCATTATATTCTGAAGACATAGAGTTGTTTGGTTACAACTTTGACGGAATCAACAAAAAAGTTATTGTGTGA
- the purB gene encoding adenylosuccinate lyase has translation MIERYTLPEMAELWSEAYKLKTWLDVEIAVCEAQAELGYIPEAAVAEIKAKANFDPDRVLEIEAEVRHDMIAFLTNVNEYVGDAGRYIHLGLTSSDVLDTALAIQLVASLNLILEAIEELSQGIRYQAQQHRYTVMVGRSHGIHAEPITFGFKLAGWLAEVLRHRDRLIRLRGEIAVGKISGAVGTYANIDPKIEAIACQKLGLNPDTVSTQVISRDRHGEYMQELALLAASIERFAVEIRNLQRTDVLEVEEFFSAKQKGSSAMPHKRNPIRSERLTGIARIIRGHAMAALENVALWHERDISHSSVERVIFPDSCILTHFMIKEITDLIKNLLVYPENMKRNMNVYGGVIFSQRVLLTLVKNGLNREEAYNIVQSSAHEAWNQTDGNFRGLIAQNPVVKETLSPEELEACFDPQVHLKNLDEIYQRLSI, from the coding sequence GTGATTGAACGCTATACTTTACCAGAAATGGCCGAACTGTGGAGTGAAGCCTATAAATTGAAAACTTGGCTCGACGTTGAAATAGCCGTATGTGAAGCCCAAGCAGAATTGGGGTATATTCCCGAAGCCGCGGTAGCCGAAATCAAAGCTAAAGCGAATTTTGATCCCGATCGCGTACTAGAAATAGAAGCAGAAGTACGCCACGATATGATCGCCTTTTTAACGAACGTTAATGAATACGTAGGGGATGCAGGTAGATATATTCACTTAGGATTAACTAGTTCAGATGTACTAGATACGGCCTTAGCAATTCAGTTAGTAGCCAGTTTAAATTTAATTCTAGAAGCCATAGAAGAATTGAGCCAAGGAATTCGATATCAAGCGCAACAACACAGATATACGGTAATGGTAGGTCGTTCTCACGGAATTCACGCCGAACCGATTACCTTTGGCTTTAAATTGGCGGGTTGGTTAGCCGAAGTACTACGCCACCGCGATCGCCTGATCCGTCTGCGTGGGGAAATAGCTGTGGGTAAAATCTCCGGTGCGGTGGGAACCTACGCCAATATCGACCCCAAAATAGAAGCGATCGCCTGTCAAAAACTGGGATTAAATCCCGATACCGTTTCTACTCAAGTTATTTCACGCGATCGCCACGGTGAATATATGCAGGAGTTAGCCCTTTTAGCGGCTTCTATCGAAAGATTCGCTGTGGAAATTCGCAATCTACAGAGAACAGACGTACTAGAAGTAGAAGAGTTCTTTAGCGCCAAGCAAAAAGGTTCCTCCGCCATGCCCCATAAACGTAATCCTATTCGTTCTGAGCGTCTTACAGGTATAGCCAGAATCATCCGCGGTCACGCTATGGCGGCTTTAGAAAATGTTGCCCTTTGGCACGAGAGAGACATCTCCCACAGTTCTGTCGAAAGGGTAATCTTCCCCGATAGCTGTATCCTAACCCATTTCATGATTAAAGAAATCACCGATTTAATCAAAAACCTCCTGGTATATCCAGAGAATATGAAACGAAATATGAACGTTTATGGAGGTGTGATTTTCAGTCAGAGAGTCTTACTCACTTTGGTTAAAAATGGGCTTAATCGCGAGGAAGCTTACAATATCGTTCAAAGTTCTGCTCATGAAGCTTGGAATCAAACCGATGGGAATTTTCGGGGGTTGATCGCTCAAAATCCAGTAGTTAAGGAAACTCTATCACCAGAGGAACTAGAAGCTTGCTTCGATCCCCAAGTACATCTGAAGAACTTAGACGAAATCTATCAAAGACTATCTATCTAA
- the radC gene encoding DNA repair protein RadC, translating into MVYNLRIADIPTNERPRERLLNVGAKSLSSAELIAILLGTGQGKGKLSAVGLGQHILQELSQDQRDALDVLRDVTPQELMRIPGVGPAKATSILAAVELGKRTFQFRPNLRATIDSPNAAAAAFSHDLMWQSQERFAVLMLDVKNALISTKVITVGTATETLAHPREIFREAIRQGATKLIIAHNHPSGNTEPSQADLSLTEQLLKAAQFLNIPLLDHLILGNGDYLSLHKTTQLWQHYPQDD; encoded by the coding sequence ATGGTCTATAACCTCAGAATTGCCGATATCCCTACCAATGAGCGCCCTCGGGAAAGATTGTTGAATGTGGGCGCCAAAAGTCTCTCTAGTGCTGAACTGATCGCTATTTTACTGGGTACAGGTCAGGGAAAAGGAAAACTCTCAGCCGTGGGGCTAGGTCAGCATATTTTGCAAGAATTGAGTCAAGATCAAAGAGATGCTCTAGATGTACTACGAGACGTTACCCCACAAGAATTGATGAGAATTCCCGGTGTCGGTCCAGCTAAGGCTACCAGCATTCTCGCTGCGGTAGAGTTGGGAAAACGTACCTTTCAGTTTCGCCCTAATCTGCGCGCTACTATCGATAGCCCTAATGCTGCAGCGGCAGCTTTTAGCCATGATCTAATGTGGCAAAGTCAAGAAAGATTTGCTGTATTGATGTTAGACGTTAAAAATGCTCTGATTAGTACCAAAGTGATTACTGTGGGTACCGCTACTGAAACTTTAGCCCATCCTCGAGAAATTTTCCGTGAAGCGATTCGCCAAGGTGCCACCAAGTTAATTATCGCTCACAACCATCCTTCGGGCAATACCGAACCTTCTCAAGCGGATTTAAGTTTGACTGAACAGTTGCTCAAAGCTGCCCAGTTTCTCAATATCCCCTTACTAGATCATCTGATTTTGGGCAATGGAGATTATCTCAGTTTGCATAAAACTACTCAGTTATGGCAGCATTACCCCCAGGATGATTAA
- the chrA gene encoding chromate efflux transporter, translated as MDRQNLPDRLKELAQLFFKLGLIGFGGPQAHIAMIHEEAVGRRGWFTEEEFLEGVAICEMLPGPASTQMGIYTGYIRGGQLGALVAGICFVLPAFLIVVTLSWAYFRFQGVPQINDIFLGVSPVVIAIIWAFCWKLFKKALSGWQSVAIAIAVFIATSVFQINILLQFILAGIVGLIIYAPKRTTLNSWLWPLFMLNLPVSSFWGKERIGEFFLPLMTFFLKVGSFIFGGGLVIIPLLEFEVVHQMQWLTSNQFINGVAIGEITPGPVVITAAFIGYRVAGVLGALVATIGIFTPSFIFIMLAAPFLARIRRNPRIQSFLKGVTPAVLGAVAGATIPLARAAFIQDTEAKSVIAVIIGLISLIMLIRWRRPTWQLVPGGAIVGLIVGAVL; from the coding sequence ATGGATAGACAAAACTTACCTGATCGCTTAAAAGAATTAGCCCAATTGTTTTTTAAACTCGGCTTGATTGGCTTTGGTGGACCCCAAGCGCACATTGCCATGATTCACGAGGAAGCGGTGGGACGACGGGGCTGGTTCACCGAGGAGGAATTTCTGGAGGGGGTAGCGATTTGCGAGATGTTACCGGGTCCAGCCTCGACACAAATGGGTATTTATACTGGGTATATTAGGGGCGGACAATTAGGAGCGTTAGTGGCGGGTATTTGTTTTGTTCTACCCGCTTTTTTAATAGTTGTAACTCTATCCTGGGCTTATTTCCGCTTTCAGGGTGTACCCCAGATTAACGATATCTTTCTGGGGGTATCTCCGGTAGTGATCGCCATTATTTGGGCGTTTTGTTGGAAACTATTTAAAAAAGCCCTTTCGGGTTGGCAGTCGGTGGCGATCGCTATTGCGGTATTTATAGCAACCTCTGTATTTCAAATCAACATCTTACTACAATTTATCTTGGCGGGTATAGTGGGGTTAATCATCTATGCACCCAAACGAACCACCTTAAACTCTTGGTTGTGGCCCCTATTTATGCTAAATTTACCCGTTTCTAGCTTCTGGGGTAAGGAGCGCATTGGTGAATTTTTTCTCCCTCTCATGACCTTTTTTCTCAAAGTAGGTAGCTTTATCTTTGGGGGTGGATTAGTAATCATCCCTCTGTTAGAATTTGAAGTCGTGCATCAAATGCAATGGTTGACCTCCAATCAGTTCATCAATGGGGTGGCGATTGGTGAGATTACTCCTGGTCCTGTGGTGATTACGGCCGCTTTCATCGGTTACAGAGTAGCTGGGGTATTGGGAGCATTAGTCGCGACTATTGGGATTTTTACGCCCTCTTTTATTTTTATTATGCTCGCTGCTCCATTTTTGGCGCGTATACGTCGCAATCCTCGTATTCAGAGCTTCTTAAAAGGCGTCACTCCTGCTGTTTTGGGCGCGGTAGCAGGAGCGACTATTCCTCTAGCTAGGGCAGCTTTTATTCAAGATACTGAAGCTAAATCGGTTATAGCGGTAATCATTGGCTTAATTTCCCTGATAATGCTGATTCGTTGGCGACGTCCTACCTGGCAATTAGTTCCAGGGGGAGCGATCGTTGGACTAATTGTAGGAGCTGTACTATAA
- a CDS encoding type II toxin-antitoxin system VapC family toxin, translated as MENYAKTLENAGFLELSITNIHALRAGLLKTAHRDRFDRIIMAQAELENIPFITHNKAFNNGLIKVIPQ; from the coding sequence ATTGAAAATTATGCTAAAACTTTAGAAAACGCTGGTTTTTTAGAACTTAGTATTACCAATATTCATGCACTTAGAGCCGGTCTTTTGAAAACTGCTCATCGCGATCGCTTTGATAGAATAATTATGGCACAAGCTGAATTAGAAAATATTCCATTTATTACTCATAACAAAGCTTTCAATAATGGTCTGATTAAAGTTATTCCTCAGTGA
- a CDS encoding efflux RND transporter periplasmic adaptor subunit — MGRASVVEPVTKNKLELENSQLKSTNESSLRQGWLLLGIGLGVILTWGGTTFFSSPPTTQAEASVEIYATPQAITVSKVASSEIMRTLEASGTVTAFELVPVSARVTGLQVRTILAEEGQWVQAGQVIARLDDAVLQAQLLDKQAAVQKAQARLAELEAGTRTEELARAREAVRSTEAALIRAESDLALAQTRLERNRNLEAAGAIARDQLDELINEENNKRANLSQAQAQLKETQAQLAELEQGPRTEVILQAKAELAQAQAQLILVETQLQQTQVIAPVSGKIAERNARVGDLTATGTQLFQIIQGGRLQLELKVPETLIGSIQPGQTVKIQSNLTDGKNLLGTVREINPIIDEKSRQGSVEVDLPAEINLKPGMFLRAGIITETATVLSVPLNAVLPQSDGTGLVYVVKNDRVESQKVELGEILPSEKIEIKQGLELQQQVVTEGAAYLQEGDRVRVM, encoded by the coding sequence ATGGGGAGAGCCAGTGTGGTAGAACCTGTAACGAAAAATAAATTAGAATTAGAAAATTCCCAACTAAAATCTACTAACGAATCGTCCTTGAGACAAGGATGGCTGTTACTAGGTATTGGGTTAGGGGTGATCTTGACTTGGGGAGGAACAACCTTTTTTTCCTCACCCCCCACTACTCAAGCTGAGGCATCTGTTGAAATATATGCAACACCTCAAGCTATTACAGTGTCTAAAGTAGCCTCTAGCGAAATCATGAGGACTTTAGAAGCCAGCGGGACGGTTACCGCGTTTGAATTAGTACCCGTATCGGCTCGGGTTACCGGTTTACAAGTTAGAACGATTCTAGCAGAAGAAGGTCAATGGGTTCAAGCCGGACAAGTAATAGCACGTTTGGATGATGCAGTATTGCAAGCACAATTATTAGACAAGCAAGCAGCGGTACAAAAAGCTCAAGCACGCTTAGCAGAGCTAGAAGCAGGAACCCGCACTGAGGAGCTAGCTAGAGCTCGAGAAGCCGTTAGGAGTACTGAAGCGGCCTTAATTAGAGCAGAATCGGACCTAGCTTTAGCTCAAACCAGATTGGAACGAAATCGCAATCTAGAAGCAGCAGGAGCGATCGCTCGAGATCAACTCGATGAACTAATCAACGAAGAAAATAACAAAAGAGCCAATCTCTCTCAAGCTCAAGCGCAACTGAAAGAAACCCAAGCGCAACTCGCAGAATTAGAGCAAGGACCACGCACAGAAGTAATCTTACAAGCTAAAGCAGAATTAGCGCAAGCGCAAGCTCAATTAATCTTAGTAGAAACTCAACTCCAACAGACCCAAGTAATAGCGCCAGTAAGCGGTAAAATTGCGGAAAGAAATGCTCGTGTAGGGGATCTAACGGCGACAGGAACCCAATTATTTCAAATTATCCAAGGAGGACGTCTACAACTAGAGTTAAAGGTCCCAGAAACTCTAATTGGGTCGATTCAACCCGGACAAACGGTAAAAATCCAGAGCAATTTAACCGACGGGAAAAACCTTCTGGGAACGGTAAGAGAAATCAACCCCATTATAGATGAGAAATCCCGTCAAGGAAGCGTAGAAGTAGATTTACCAGCTGAAATCAATCTGAAACCGGGTATGTTTCTGCGTGCGGGGATTATTACCGAAACGGCGACGGTATTGAGTGTACCCCTAAACGCAGTTTTACCCCAATCCGATGGAACGGGTTTAGTTTACGTGGTTAAAAACGATCGCGTCGAATCCCAAAAAGTAGAATTAGGAGAAATACTCCCCTCGGAGAAAATAGAAATTAAACAAGGTTTGGAATTACAGCAACAAGTAGTAACAGAAGGTGCGGCTTATTTACAAGAAGGCGATCGCGTAAGGGTAATGTAA